The Pirellulaceae bacterium region GATCTCATCCAAAGCATCAAAGACGATCACAAAGCCGTTCAAGATGTGAATTCTGCGCTCTAGCCCGTCGAGTTCATTCTCCAGTCGTGCAGTGACCACTTCCAGGCGAAAGTGCAGGAAATGCCACAGGATCTCTTTCAGCCCTAGCCGTTCGGGACGTCCCACCAAAGGATTCTCGGTGGGTACCAGGCAGGTCATATTAACGTTGAAATTAGTTTGCAGCGGAGTGTGTTTGTACAAATAGGCCAACACCTTGGCTTCATCGGCATCGCTCCTAAGTTGCAGGTCGATGCGAATATCTTCTGTCGACACATCACGCACATCTTCAATCAGCGGCATCTTGCTGCCGAGCACAATTTCGGCGATGCGCTCGACCAACACCGCTTTGTTAACACCATACGGAATGGACACGATGTGCAGCAACTTGCTGCCGCTCTTGAGCGCCGTTCCGGACTTCGTCGTGCCACGAACCTTGAGTGACCCTTGGCCAGTGCGATAGATTTCGCGCAGCTCTTCTTTGGTGTTGATGATCTGACCACCAGTAGCAAAGTCAGGCCCTTGGACGGCATCGTTGGCCACCAGTTGATAGTCTTTGATTTCCGGATCGCGTAGCAACTTGAGCAAGGCACGGCAGACTTCAGCCAAATTATGCGTGGGAATGTTCGTAGCCATCCCCACCGCAATCCCCGTCGCTCCATTGACCAGCATATTGGGCACCCGGCTAGGCAAAACAACTGGTTCTTGCCGCGTACCATCGTAGTTGGGCTTGTACGGGACAATCCTGGCACCCAGGTCGACAAGCAAGTCCGACGCCAGAGGGGACATACGGCACTCGGTGTAGCGCATCGCAGCTGCATTATCGCCGTCGATCGAGCCAAAGTTGCCGATGCCGTCAACTAAGGTTTCGCGAAGCGACCAGGGCTGCGCCATCCGCACCAGGGCATCGTAGACACTCGATTCTCCGTGTGGATGATAGTTACCGGTGACATTACCGCACACAAAGGCGCATTTTCGCGGCTTGGCGTCGTGGCGGATCCCCAATTGATCCATGGCAAACAGAATTCGCCGCTGCACCGGCTTCAGCCCGTCGCGAACATCGGGCAGCGCTCGGCTGGTTATAACCGACAGCGAGTAGTTCAGATAACGCTCTTGCGCCGCTGAGCGCAGGGCCACCGTCTCGATTTGCTGTTCGACCTCAGCCCCCTCCGCATCGGGTCGTCCAGACCGCTTTGACTGCCGCTTTCCGACAGTCGACGATCGCCCCTGAGCATCCTGTTTGCCTCGACGTTTTGCCATCTACTTAACGTTCCTCCGTGATTTATTGAGTTGGGTCAGATTGAATTGCAAGCCAAAGCATTACCGCTTTCGGGTGGGCTGTGGGAAATCAGCATTGTGCTGTGTCCCCGCTTTTCCACCACACCGCTTTTCCACGCTCTGGGGAACGCAGCTGCCAAAAGAACTTTGGAAGCGGGCGATTGTTGAGATTCTGACAGGAATTGTCAAACTCGATAAGCCGAGATAGGCCTCAAAATCATCGACAATCGCCAGAAACCTCCCATTTCACCAGATTGACGCCAACGACCCGGACTGCTCGGATTGGGTAGAGTTTGCGGTTCGCTAGGTAACGATTGCACAGCCCTCAGCAGTTACGCCGATTCATTGGGAACTGAATCTCGGTGGCCCACGTTGTCGTGGGTTGGGAAACGCAGTCCATGCCAGAAAGCGAGTACTCGATCAATGCGACCATCCATTGCCGCAAAACTGTTTATCGCCATGGCTTTGCCGCTGGGCTGGGCCGGATTGGCCGAAGCTCAGGAGCATGGTGGCGTGGGACCACACCTGATGGCCAACCAGTATACACAGGGCTACGCCAATCAGGCCACAGCTCAAATGTACGTGGCACCGGTACCCGTGCCACCCTGGGTTGGCCATACGTACTACACCTACCAGCCACTGTATCCCCACGAAATGACCTATTGGCATTCCCACCGCTACCATTCGTATTACGATGACAACCGCGGGCTCAATCGTACCCGTGTTCACTATTATTCGCCGCCGATCAAGACCTTCTTAAGCGGTGTGCATAAATCGCTGTCGCTCCCGCGCCCCTAATACCCCGGCTCCACGTATGACTACCGCCGTCGCTACGGAGTGGTGGCTTTGTAAGTCGCCACAGTCACCAAACGCGGTCACCTCAGTTGGCACACCGCCTATCGACGATGGCTACTGGTAAATCGTTCTTGGCGATTCGCCCTTTCACACTCGCAATTGCAGGACTACGGTAATGAACCTCCTCAAGCTGACTCTAGCCCTTGGATTCTTGGTAGCTGTCAGTCCAAAACTCGCATTGGCACAGCACTATGGACGTTCTGCAGGAACCCTGCGACCCAGCGAGCGAATGATGAAGCATGATATGCAGAACAAAGGTGACGTTTGGGCTCAGCGTTTTGCTCAGGAGAGGCCTTGGCACGGCAATTTTTATTACCAGCAGTATGGTCAACCCACGGCGCTAGTCGTGCCACCCAACTCG contains the following coding sequences:
- a CDS encoding DNA topoisomerase 4 subunit A; this translates as MAKRRGKQDAQGRSSTVGKRQSKRSGRPDAEGAEVEQQIETVALRSAAQERYLNYSLSVITSRALPDVRDGLKPVQRRILFAMDQLGIRHDAKPRKCAFVCGNVTGNYHPHGESSVYDALVRMAQPWSLRETLVDGIGNFGSIDGDNAAAMRYTECRMSPLASDLLVDLGARIVPYKPNYDGTRQEPVVLPSRVPNMLVNGATGIAVGMATNIPTHNLAEVCRALLKLLRDPEIKDYQLVANDAVQGPDFATGGQIINTKEELREIYRTGQGSLKVRGTTKSGTALKSGSKLLHIVSIPYGVNKAVLVERIAEIVLGSKMPLIEDVRDVSTEDIRIDLQLRSDADEAKVLAYLYKHTPLQTNFNVNMTCLVPTENPLVGRPERLGLKEILWHFLHFRLEVVTARLENELDGLERRIHILNGFVIVFDALDEIIRIIRRSDGKADAAQKIMQRFPANKGGLDEEQTDAILELKLYRLARLEINLIQEELGAKQKRAREIRRLLKENTDDTNSSGRWSIVRHEIEELIEKFGKTKGSARQTQIVTVEEESEFTEEDFIVAEDCHVLLSTDGWVKRQKQIADPAKSRLREGDGVLACVAGSTRATLAFFSSFGVCYTARFIDIPASTGYGEPVQKLFKLKDGERIVSMISLDPRVIGDIQEDPKRPALCPDVHGLAATSNGYALRFCLAPFVEPSTRSGRRYARVASGAEVIGVESVHGTENILGISADCRTIVCPAEEINYLSGPGKGVTLIKLAKTDRLIGFKASKGDRDLLVVETNRGARKTISTAKYRVTSRGGRGTEIQKNGKIAAVVIEPPTAPQPLPEE